The DNA window GAAGTCTCAGGGGAATGCTGTAACTTCTTTCATGGAGCCTGGGATGGGTGGGTCAGGTCAATTCCTGAGATGCCCTCAGGCATTCCTGTTGTCCTGGGTAACGTGCTTGGCTTCTATTGACTGCCACTGATCTCTTTGACAGCCACAGCCTCTGCAAGTTCTCTAGACTTGAACATTTTCCTCAGGTCCTTCTGACCAGctttctgctcccttttctcacTGTAAATCTAACTAAACAGTCAGAATTATTACACCACAGCCTGCGTGCCATGTTGCCGCAACAGTTCCACCAAATAAGGTGTTTATATCCAGCTCCACTATTtcaagcaaaaccaaaataagcAAAATTCCTTTTTACCCCTTcgtactttttattttaattaaatacattttattttgcgCAAACTCACACCTCAGGCTTCCACATCCAACTCCTCCAGGATTCTCTCCTGTTGCTTTCCAACTTCATAGCCtccatagatggatggatggacagtcGGACGGACAGACAGTGATAGCTATATTTATATATCCTACTGAGTCCATTTACTATCGTCCACATACAGCCTGCTGTAGGGGCTGCCACTGTAGCATAGATAGTCTACCAGTGGCCCTGCCTGGAAGAAAACAgattttctgtttcccagaaccaGTGCCTTTGTTTTCTCAACTAGGAGTGGGCCTTGTGAGTCACTCCTATTCATACTGGAATATTGTTAcgaatttggggggggggggcagggataTATCATGAATGGCTCCTAGCTCAGTTCCCTGTGTCTGGAGCCCAACAAGAGCTAGGCCTTCACTGTCTGAGTTTCTTTCACCACTCTGATCTCTCACTAACTCCACCTAGAACATTCTAAGCTTCTATGGCCCAGATCTCCAGATTTCTCCAACTTTCTCCCACACCAATTCCAAAGAGCTCAGAGCCGGATATGGTCAGGTTTAGTCACATGGGAGACTGGGTGTCTCTGATGCTAGTTTTCCTTCTGGTTGCTGTCATTGACAAAACCACCTGACAGAAACAACCTGAGGAGAACTGCTTTGCTCATGGTTTTAGAAGTTCAGCATGGTTGGTTGGCCCTGTGCTGCTAGGCAGAATGTGGAGATTAGACTGTGTGTGTGGAAAGCTGTCTGTATCATGATGTCCACAAGGCCTAGAGAAGGAACAGCACAGAAGGGAAAGGCCAGGGCAGGGTGTGGCCCCAGGGACTCATCCCCATTGGCACAGCCAGAGGTGTACCCCAGCAATCTACAGGTGTCTCTTAATCCAGCCAAGTTGTTCAACCTCCTCCCACCCAAGATCCCTGGAACATGCAAAGTGAGGGGGACATTTGCTGGCACAGCCTTGCCACAGCGCCTGTGTTCTGGTGTGAGTGACTGCACACATTGTACACTCTGAAACTGTTACCTAGGCCTTATTCACTCCTCTGAGGCCAAGTGCAGAAGTATTGGCAGCCAGGAGGGCTGAAGCTggacagagcaagagagaactgACCGTCATTAGACGTCTTAGGGTTACCATTTGTCTCAGTTAGGTTTtccattgctttgaagagacaccatggccaaggcaatgcttacaaagaacatttaattggggctggcttacaggttcagaggctcagtccattatcatcaaggtgggagcatggcagcatccaggcaggcatggtgcaggaggagctgagttctacatctagattggaaggcagccagaagactggttcttctgcactgggtggagcttgagtaTAGGACCACTAAGCCCACCACCAtggtgactcacttcctccaacaaggccacacctcctaacagtgtccCTTTCCatgggctgagcatattcaagccaccacactattgctatgataaaacaccatgaccaagaacaacttggggaagaaagggattACATCAGCTTACAACTTAAGAGTCTGTCACTAAGGAAAGTCAAGCCAGGAGCTCAAAATAGGACTCTGAAGGCAAAAAGTGAAGCAGGGGCCACGGAGGAGTGCTGTTTCCTGGCTTggtccccatggcttgctcaggttGCTTCCTTATATACCCCAAGATCACCTGtcccactcacagtgggctggcctTCCTGCATCCGTCATCAATTACAAAAATACGTCACAGACTTGCCTTCAGGCCACTCAGATGGACTTAAttaaggttccttcttcccagatatgTGTAGGTTTGTGTCAGGTTGTCAAAAGCCACCCAGTACAGTAGGCTTCAGGGTCCCTCATCCTGGCTCCAGGGAAACAGTTCTCACACTAGTCACTGTTCCAGCACAGCTGCTGGTGAAGCCTGGAGGGCCGTAGGGTTGGTCCCACCATGTTCTCTGGTAGAAACTGCAGTCCATTCTGTGGTTGCAGCAGACATTCTGTGTGGGGGAAGGGACAGTATTTTCCAAGCCCAGGAAGGTGGTCAGTGGGCACTTGGCCTGGCCACTCTAACGTCAGCTCCATTCTCTCCCCAGTTTCGGAGGCCTCATCCTGAGCAAAACCATTTCGAAACATCAGTTTAAAGGCATGGCTGTCCTGACTCCAGTTATATGTGGTAAGTGGTGGGTGGGGCTCCTCTTGGGGACCCTGGGCTGAGTGGGGACTGAACACCAGTGTACAGCCTCAGACTGTGAGGTGGTTGGGCAAACCGAGCTTGCACAGCCTACAGGGTCTATTAGGCTTGAAAGGACCTGAAGGGAGCCCCCAGCAGACGGGGACTGAAGCACACACTGTGCTTTTGATAGGGTCTCACTTTGTTTATCAGGGCACCCTGGACTCTCTGTATTGCAGATTGACCTTGAACCCATGTGATGGATGATCTTTCTACAGACCAGGTTTTCTTAGCTTGTTGTAGAGTCAGTGATGACATTAAAACTTAGACATTGACACATGAGACTCTAGATTTCTGTTGTCACCTTAAAAATAAAGCCCATGACATTAGTGGATTTACTCTCTGGGCCTGGTGACTGCCAGCAAGACCTGTGTGGCGCTCAGCCCCACACGCCCCCACTGTCCTGCATGGACTGACTCCCTTCCACTGCCGTACTGTCATTGGTCTGCAGGCTTTGGGGTGCTGACACCCTGACTCCCCTCCTAAGTGCTCAGAGATATCAGCAAAATGGGACTGGGGCTAGCTGGAGGCCATTCCTAGCCTAAAGGCAGTACTGCCTTCCCTGTCCTTCCTGCCGTGGTGACTGTGGGAAGCTGGATTCTGGTTACCTGGATGCTGAGGGTTAAGAGAGGTTGGGAATTGGAGTAAAGAGCTGAATCTATAAACATAACtgattttttcccttctttttaaaGTTGTATATAGTCAAGAGATATAAATGTCCAGCCATTCTCTGCCTGCAGGTCAATGTCTTTCTCCCTGGGGCCAACCATGTGACTGATCTCAGACCCTTGGTGTCTCTGGCCTAACTAGGGAAAGTTGTTGCTAGGCTGTGGACTCCTCTGCCAGCTCCCAAGAGAAGGCTGTGGCCAGCTAGACCACCCGCCCTGCAGGGgtcacatccttaccagcatgtctCAGAATTCCAGGATGTGAATGAACTCTTGGTCTTCTGGGCTCTTGGGTCCTAGTAGTGTCCTATACACCGTTCTTCATCCTCTGGAGTCTCCTTGAAGACACCCTTCACTGAGCGCACTGTAAATATGAGTGGCAAAGAAATAGGAGATAAGAAATGCCAAACCGATCAAGGACACCATCCTAAAGAAAGCAGTATCCAGGAAGagctggaagccagaggttgagcTTGCCATGCCCTCTCCCCTCACAGGTGTCGGTGGCAACCTGGTGGCCATTCAGACCAGCCGCATCTCCACCTTTCTGCATATGTGGAGCACACCTGGGGTCCTCCCTGTCCAGATGAAGAGATTCTGGCCTAACCCTTGCTTCACTTTCTGCTCCTCAGGTTGGTATGCTGTCTGAGGAGGCCACATGACCTTCTTTACCCCCACCCCCTTGTCCCGATGTTTGCAAGGGGTCTCACTATGTCACCCAGGTTAGCCTTGATCCCCTGGACTCAGGTGACAATGCTCTCTACCTCGAAAGTAGTGGTGACCACGTGTGCATGCCTCCATGTTTTCtaatgccagacacaaactggaaAATGGTCTCTGTTACTTGTGCATCAGGCATTTTGCTTACTTCTTACTGATCACACGTggtttttcttcaatttttcttgAGTGCTTAGGCCAGCTGCCCCACTTGGCATGTGCTCCTAAAAGCTGCACATCCGAGGTATTCACCCCTCCACAGCGTCCCTTGTCGGCTTTCTTTAcatgcccttaaagaggaaaggttgagactgaggagatggctgggTCAGGAGAACACAAGTCCAATCCCTAGAACCTGcattacaaatcaaaacaacagcaaagaacAGGCATAGTCCACTTGTGTCCCCAGTACTGGGAAGTGACCCTGAGTGAATTCCTGGGGCTTATTGGCCAGCAAGCCTTACCCCATGGGTGAGCTTCAGGCCAATCGATAAGAGACACTGTCTAAAAATAAAcagctccacacacacacacacacacacacacacacacacacacacacacacacacacacgagatggCTGGGGATGTAACCCAGTTGACTGTGATCAAGTCCCAGCACGATGTTAAaatggacatggtggtgcacacttgaaATCCCAATACTCAAGAGGTGGGGGACAGGAGAATTGGAAATCACCAACCAAACACACCCGCCTTAGTTCATTGGCTGCTTTAGTCCATTTTGTTGTTGGAGTTTCTGAGTTTGAAATGTGTGATCTCCTGCCTTTTCCTGACTGACTCAGGAGGACAGTGATGACTTTTTACTGGGGGGCCACATTGACTTGCTGTAATTTCCAAAACAGTGTTTTGCTGTTGGGTTTAGGTGGGGTGAAGTCACTCTCTAGGGAATCCTTAAACTCAGAGCTCGGAGGTCACTGGTGCCTCAGCTGCACagacaaggctgaggtaggaggagctACCAGGGGCCCTAAGAGCATGTCTCGTTCTCTAGTCTCTGGATTTTTGGTGggatggttttctttttccaagaggaaaaaaatctaaacttAAAACTGGTCAGAAGGTTACAAACAGCTGGGGACATGGTTCAGTGACAGAATGCTTATCCAGTTCATGTCAGACTCTGGGTTTCAGACTCAGCACTTCtaacagacaggcaggcagacaggcagacaggcagacaggcagacagacagagaacaatAAGCTTTAATGTAAAAGAGAATGTAGCCATGCCAGTATTGCCTAGCAAATAAAGAGTAGGAAGAACCGAGGGCACAGCTTCTGAGACAGAGCAAAAGGGAGTAAGGGGCTAGCACAGGCTGCACGATGGCCCTGCCACTGCCTTGCTCAGTGGCTGCCCTCAGTCTTGCTGGGGAGTCCCTATGTCCCATGAGAAGTTACATAATTTCAcactggggtgagggtgggggtgggggctggttaagagcacttaagagggctggagcgatggctcagtggttaagagcactgactgctcttccagaggtcctgagttcaattcccagcaaccacacggtggctttcaaccatctctaatgagatctggtgccctcttcttgtgtgtctgaagacagcaacagtgtacttatatataatataggtAGGTAGGTTTTGTGACCCTCTTCGTTCCATTCCTTCTAGAAATCAATTCTGTATCAGCACGAGTCCTGCTCTTTCTGGTGGTCCCAGGACACCTGATTTTCTTCTACCTCATCTGCCTGGTGGAAGGCCAGTCAGTGACAAGCAGCAAGATCTTCGTGTTACTGTACCTGATGGCGGGCATGATGCAGGTGAGGGGGACAGTGGCAGAGACACACAGCCTTCAGGGCTTCTCAGGCAATATCAGTGGCCCTGTGAGAGGTACTGAGTACAGTTCCCATCATACCAAGATTCAGCCAACTTGCTCAAGCCCAGTAGCATGGACTAGACAGAGGCCACCATGCTGCGTGCCACACACCTTGCACCACATCTCCACTGCGCACCGTGCCCTGCATGTTGCACAGTTGCACCTCACACTGAACACTCACTGTGCACTGCACTCCGCATGCCACACAGAATGCAGGAGGAGCAACTGTGGATGCATTGTCTTCTGCAGAGGATGCTGAGCCGGCTGTCCAGCCATCACAGAAGCCCCTGCTTTGCATGGTGGTTAAGAACATGTGTAGGCAGGAGGGCATGTGGTCACTGCTGTGGTGCCAGCTGGCTAATGTCCCTGGTGGCCTAGAGTGTCAGCAGAGAGGCCAAGAGACACTATGGCAGTTTCAGGAAAGTTCACTGAAGAGGTTCCTTGTCTTTACGCTCAGCCAAGTCCAAGTTTACAGGGACCCACTGTAGGGACTGTGGAACCTGAGTAGGGCCGTGTGGATTGCTTCTTGGAAGCTTCCTGAGGGGCTCACCAAACCTCCCAAGGGGGAGAGGTTCATGTGGGGAGGGTCCTGGCTGGTGAGTGGCATCAGGTCCCTGTAGCATTTCAGAGGCCAGGGCAAGACCCAGCTGCTAGGAAGGGCATATGATAGTTGAGTCCAGAGCCTTCTTTAGACCGCAACCAACCCTATTCTGTGTTGCTGAGTAAAGAAGTTGATTTGCTCACACTTAAaagttgtgtatgtgtgggttctAACCAGCATGTGACAGACATTAGAAAGTGGATAGGGAGCCAGCAGTGGGTGTGCATGAGAAAGCCAGTCAGCAACAATGGCCCAGGCTTGTTCCTTAACGACCTGTTTTGAGAACCCAGGGGACTTGGTCCAGTCCCTCAAGAAGTATCCATTTATTCACAACCTTCCCATTTCTCACTAGTCCTCAGCTCAGAAAGGTTCCCCCACCTCAATGCCGCAGTGGGAACCAAGCTTCTGGCACATGACCAAGACACTGCAGGCTCCAAGCAAAGCTGGGGAAAGGGAGCATGCTGGGGTTGATCCGTCCACCTTGGCAGTGTCCTTAGAAACCAGCTGGTATTCTTGGTTGTCCTTGGGCCTCTGATTTGTGTTTCCATCCCTTTGCTCTTCCGGCAGGTGGTAATCCTGCTGTACCTAGCGGAAGTGATGGTTCGACTGACCTGGCACCAAGCCCTGGATCCTGACAACCACTGTATCCCCTACCTCACGGGCCTAGGGGACCTGCTGGGCACTAGCCTGCTGGCACTGTGCTTCCTCCTGGACTGGTTACTGAGGGGCAGAGCTAATCTTGCGGAGCTGGTCTCAGAGCTGGTTTCTGTGCCTCCCTGACTGAGCCTACCACCCGCAGGTCTCCATGAAACTTTCCCTCACACCCACAGTGTCTGGCAGGCCATTCCCCTGCTGGGGCCTCGAGCTGCTAAACATCTGCTTGCACGGTGGCCTTACCAGTCTGCCAGGGAGACAAGCAGACACCTTGATTCTGAAGTTGGTAGCCAAGCCTCAGGTAGAGCCCTGACATCAGGAGCTCTGCTTGcaagtgtgtgagtctgtgtgtgcctggacagtgtgtgtgtgtgtgtgtgtgtgtgtgtgtgtgtgtgtgtgtgtgtgtgtagggcaggCTGTTCTAACCTGAAGATGCTGAGGAAGGAGCCTGTTGGTGATCCATTGGGTGGATCAGGATGGACCTCCTCTGCGTTCCCAGGGCTCAGGACTACCCATGCCCTGACTTTGCTGCCATCACTGGGCTCAACTCTCTGGGTTCATGTTACTAGTGCTCTGGGCCCAGTGACCATGCACCTTCACCCCAGGCAGGCCCTGTGTACCCCTCATCTATACTCCAGCATTTAATCTCGTggctgctttctttttatttcccacTTCCTCTGTTTCATAGCAGAACCTTCTGTTTAGGTTCTGGTGATCAAGAAATATGTAATAAAACATAGCTGATATTGCACTTGGTGTCCTGCCTCCTTCTGGTAGTCGGGGGTGGGAGAATAAGGCTCAGTCTCCAAGCTGTAGATGACTTTTCTACAGTGCAGCATTTCTCATGCCACCTGCCAACTACTTAAGGGAAGAAGATGGGCTGACCCAAACACTGTGCCTGTCCATTTCCAGCCAGACTCCCATTTGCCAGGCCCAGGTAGGAGCTCAGGGCCTGGGGAATAGGTTGATGTCCCACCAGGTCTTCCTCCTCATAGGCATAGAGCCAGGTGGGGTGGAGAATGAGTTCGGGGGATTGGGTACTCTACAGCACAAGTGTGGACCAGGCCCCAGGTACCTGGGCAGAGCCCTCCTCTCTGTTTTGAGTCAATGTCAGAGGTGTTGAGCATTGGCTGTTGGctcgtttatttatttagtagctattttcttgggtttttatACCTCTACGTCCTTCAAGTCCTTATTCCACCCAATCCTTTCCAACCCTATagcactaggtaggagagaaagaaggttagagggagCAGAGGGGGCACAGACCTCTTTAGaatacttcctgctgattaggggcaagtccaatcttcatCATCAGACTATCTCCAAACAGCAATCCAGCAATGGACCAGTAGCATCAAGGGTAGCGGGAGGAGCAGCAGCCACCACAGGCCCTACTGAGGCTCTCTCATTTATaccctctccagagtccccagaattaaatTATCTGCAGTCggcaaaaatcacacccctgctagtacacgaggcaaatcataatcacccGCTGTGACACAACCTCTTACTTCACACCTGGGATTAGAACAAAAACATATTAATATAGCATAACTGGTTTATGAGTTCTGTGAAAGAAGCAGATGGAGCCATAGAGTAATACGGTAACGAGCTGAGCTTCCGCTGTACTTGCTGGGAGTGGCCATGCACATGTTAGGGTTCAGACTGGATTTTGAATCATAACCTGGCTCAAACACATCTTTGTTCAGTGAGGGGGAAGGTGGTGTGGTAGACAAGGCCATACACTGAAGCTTGGCTCGCTCACCTTCTGAAGCATTGGTTGTGTGATGTGCAGTCAGATGTTGTGAAGAAGAATCATGTCCTTTCTGCTAAGAGTGCCCGCTGGGAAGGGTGCTGTGTCCAGTGCCTCATGGATTTACAAATCACACATCTCAGGTGTGATGGTTTCACCACATTGAGAAAGCTGCTTCGAGATTAGACAGGCAGCAGATCCCAACAGCAGCCACATCCTTCCCTTGGTTTGGGTAACTTTAGGAAGTCTCTTCTGGGTCTAGCCTATTGtttaggccagtggttctcaacctgtgggttgcaacctctTTGGGGATCAAATATTAGATATCTTGCatgtcagacatttacattacaattcgtaacagtaataaaacagttaaaaagtagcaacgaaataattttgtggttgggggtcacaacatgaggaactatattaagggTCTCAggattgggaaggttgagaatcgcTGCTCTAGACATCTCCACAATCCATCGAGAAATGGTTCTTTGTTGTTATAAAGAACAAGTACAAAGCTACCATGTTTTTGAGTCCCATCTGCTCCCAAGGTGCACACTTAACCTTTCACATGTCTAATCAGCCTCAAGAGCTGAATGACTCTTGAACGATCTAGCTTTGGTGATTTTTCCTGTAGCTGTAGGAGAATTGGGGGTACGGTTTTAGTGGGCTGACCATCATGACCATCACATCAGGGAGCATGGTAGAAGGCAGGTGCTGGAGCAGTAtgtgagagcttacatcttgctT is part of the Rattus norvegicus strain BN/NHsdMcwi chromosome 4, GRCr8, whole genome shotgun sequence genome and encodes:
- the Slc41a3 gene encoding solute carrier family 41 member 3 isoform X4, with the protein product MTLASRLSTSANTGQIDDRQERYRIISSNLAVVQVQATVVGLLAAVASLMLGTVSHEEFDWAKVALLCTSSVITAFLAALALGILMICIVIGARKFGVNPDNIATPIAASLGDLITLSILALMSSFFYSHRDTWYLTPLVCIGFLALTPLWIFIAKQNPPIMKILKYGWFPIILAMIISSFGGLILSKTISKHQFKGMAVLTPVICGVGGNLVAIQTSRISTFLHMWSTPGVLPVQMKRFWPNPCFTFCSSEINSVSARVLLFLVVPGHLIFFYLICLVEGQSVTSSKIFVLLYLMAGMMQVVILLYLAEVMVRLTWHQALDPDNHCIPYLTGLGDLLGTSLLALCFLLDWLLRGRANLAELVSELVSVPP
- the Slc41a3 gene encoding solute carrier family 41 member 3 isoform X5 is translated as MTLASRLSTSVQATVVGLLAAVASLMLGTVSHEEFDWAKVALLCTSSVITAFLAALALGILMICIVIGARKFGVNPDNIATPIAASLGDLITLSILALMSSFFYSHRDTWYLTPLVCIGFLALTPLWIFIAKQNPPIMKILKYGWFPIILAMIISSFGGLILSKTISKHQFKGMAVLTPVICGVGGNLVAIQTSRISTFLHMWSTPGVLPVQMKRFWPNPCFTFCSSEINSVSARVLLFLVVPGHLIFFYLICLVEGQSVTSSKIFVLLYLMAGMMQVVILLYLAEVMVRLTWHQALDPDNHCIPYLTGLGDLLGTSLLALCFLLDWLLRGRANLAELVSELVSVPP
- the Slc41a3 gene encoding solute carrier family 41 member 3 isoform X6: MICIVIGARKFGVNPDNIATPIAASLGDLITLSILALMSSFFYSHRDTWYLTPLVCIGFLALTPLWIFIAKQNPPIMKILKYGWFPIILAMIISSFGGLILSKTISKHQFKGMAVLTPVICGVGGNLVAIQTSRISTFLHMWSTPGVLPVQMKRFWPNPCFTFCSSEINSVSARVLLFLVVPGHLIFFYLICLVEGQSVTSSKIFVLLYLMAGMMQVVILLYLAEVMVRLTWHQALDPDNHCIPYLTGLGDLLGTSLLALCFLLDWLLRGRANLAELVSELVSVPP